A genomic stretch from Aedes albopictus strain Foshan chromosome 2, AalbF5, whole genome shotgun sequence includes:
- the LOC109411157 gene encoding kinesin light chain-like produces the protein MTQMSQEEIVSNTKTVLQGLEALRVEHLTLISNLTEGSKKDPDKSEIVMKNIENIELGLGEAQVIVVLASHLQNIEAEKQKLRTQVRRLCQENAWLRDELANTQQKLQSSEQTVAQLEEEKKHLEFMASVKKYDDNQENEEQQEKSRSDPVVELFPEDESEERHNMSPTPPNQFANHANAGYEIPARLRTLHNLVIQYASQGRYEVAVPLCKQALEDLERTSGHDHPDVATMLNILALVYRDQNKYKEAANLLNDALAIREKTLGENHPAVAATLNNLAVLYGKRGKYKDAEPLCKRALEIRENVLGKNHPDVAKQLNNLALLCQNQTKYEEVEMYYQRALEIYEMKLGPDDPNVAKTKNNLASCFLKQGKYKEAEILYKQVLTRAHEREFGAINGENKPIWQVAEEREENKLKNRENTPYGEYGGWHKAAKVDSPTVTTTLKNLGALYRRQGKYEAADTLEDCALRSKKEALDLVKQSKVAKILGVSDENRRQRMKDSDSYGKRSQK, from the exons ATGACGCAAATGAGCCAAGAGGAAATAGTCTCGAACACTAAAACTGTTCTTCAAGGGTTGGAAGCACTAAGGGTAGAACATCTAACCCTGATTTCCAACCTTACCGAAGGCAGCAAAAAAGACCCAGATAAGTCGGAAATTGttatgaaaaatattgaaaacatcGAATTGGGCTTAGGAGAAGCACAG GTGATTGTCGTGCTTGCATCTCATCTACAAAACATTGAAGCTGAAAAGCAAAAGCTACGCACTCAAGTCCGACGGTTATGCCAGGAAAATGCTTGGCTACGAGATGAGCTAGCTAACACACAGCAGAAGCTTCAATCGTCAGAGCAAACGGTTGCGCAGCTTGAAGAGGAAAAGAAACACCTGGAGTTCATGGCATCCGTGAAGAAATACGACGATAACCAGGAAAATGAAGAACAACAGGAGAAGTCACGCTCAGATCCGGTGGTGGAACTTTTCCCGGAAGATGAATCCGAAGAGAGACACAACATGTCTCCGACACCACCAAATCAATTTGCAAACCACGCCAACGCGGGCTACGAAATCCCAGCTCGGCTCAGAACATTGCACAACCTTGTTATCCAGTATGCCTCTCAAGGTCGTTATGAGGTAGCAGTTCCACTTTGCAAACAAGCTTTGGAGGACTTGGAAAGGACCAGCGGTCACGACCATCCGGACGTGGCTACCATGTTGAACATCCTGGCTTTAGTTTATAGAGATCAG AATAAATATAAGGAGGCTGCAAATTTGCTTAACGATGCACTGGCAATTCGCGAAAAAACACTTGGCGAAAATCACCCGGCGGTGGCTGCAACTCTCAACAATCTCGCTGTGCTTTATGGCAAACGTGGCAAATACAAGGACGCGGAACCGCTTTGCAAGCGAGCTTTGGAAATTCGCGAGAATGTGCTCGGCAAAAATCACCCGGACGTTGCGAAACAACTGAACAATTTAGCACTTTTATGCCAGAACCAG ACAAAATATGAAGAAGTAGAGATGTATTACCAAAGAGCCTTGGAAATATACGAAATGAAGCTTGGACCTGATGATCCAAACGTCGCCAAGACCAAGAACAACTTGGCAAGCTGCTTCTTGAAGCAAGGCAAATACAAGGAAGCGGAAATTTTGTACAAGCAGGTTTTAACTCGTGCTCACGAGAGGGAATTTGGCGCAATTAATGGTGAAAATAAACCAATCTGGCAG GTTGCCGAAGAAAGAGAAGAGAACAAATTGAAGAATCGGGAAAACACACCCTACGGAGAGTACGGAGGTTGGCACAAAGCAGCCAAGGTGGACTCGCCTACCGTTACGACGACGCTGAAGAATCTGGGTGCTCTTTACAGACGGCAGGGAAAGTACGAGGCCGCTGACACGTTGGAGGATTGTGCCCTTCGCAGCAAAAAAGAG GCGCTGGATCTAGTGAAGCAGTCAAAGGTTGCGAAAATCCTCGGTGTGTCCGACGAAAACCGACGTCAAAGGATGAAGGACAGTGATAGCTATGGAAAGCGATCTCAAAAGTAG